ACTTCCTTACTTTTAGGGGCCATACAGAATAGATagtcaatgtttatttttttaaacattctttttttcctttttcttttcttaggaACTCGATGACGGATATTTTGCTCCAGCACGGAGCTCAATGGATGCCGTTTCCGGACACAAATTTGTTCAGGTACATTTTCTTCTAATAAACTGTAcatcattttgcaaaaaaaaaatggtaaatgGTCTGATGCTTTGACctaagcagagtctttctcaggtaCCTTCTTCTTTCTTATTGCTTCTTCGTTCTTCTTATTCAATATGGTATTGACTCTTAATTGTGCTTTTAGATGtgtaacaaacaataaataaataagtctaATAATTTGTCACAAATGGTAAACCACTTTTTGAGTAGCCCCAAATTGCAAGTTATTGGTTTGTTTTATCTTAAAATGGCAGGTGGATAACTTTGTAGATGATGAAGAACTTAGTGAAGATGACTTACAAGATACGAATTGTGCTAATGAAGAACTGGAAGCATCTCCTTACGAATCTTCATTTTTCCTCGATGAAGATTCATCTAAGATACCATTAAAACTTTCCAAAGACATTGTAAGAGAAGTAGAAGAACATGCTGTAGGGGAATCCCCAGTGATGCATCTTGAGCTTCAAGAAGGTCATGAGATGAGGACCCTCCCAGGTGAAGCTGAGGATGGGAAAGATGGAAGACTCTCCTCCTTATCAGATGATGCAATTCATGAAACTCGGCTCAAGATGTCAACAAAGATAAACCAAGATGTGGATAATTTAGAGCAGTCTAAAGTCAATTTTGAGGTACTAGCTAGTCTAAAAGTAGTTACTCAATTTTGTTCATATTGAGCATCATTATTAATTgtcatttaaatgtaattattTATACTTGTTCAATTTTAAACAATACATGTTTGGTATGGAGATCTTATTCAACAGTTATACATCTTTAATAATTGTCATTGTTGAtactttttcaattttaaacaatattatttttttgtttattcatttttttcttcagatttctACAGATGAAGTACAGCCTTTCTCGATGGATAAAGATTTTGATTATGATAATGTAGTCTTGACGCCTAAATGGGACTCGAACCATACACCCCCTGGCTGGAAGCCCAGTTGCtaaatttgaaaattgaaaactgACTAAAgtgttttacatgtatgtataattgAATGAGCATTGTATACTCGATGCTTCCTCAAGTATTTCAGAAAAGTCATGGGGTTCTTTTTGTAACagtcaccaatagagggcgcaacGTCAAACTGTTTTGTAGGCTGACTGGTAGGGGTGCACCACACTACATACTCATAGCAAACGATACTAATggttaaatattcaaaaaatacTCAACATTTTGCTTAAAGTCCCTTCTCTTGAAAAGTTATCAAACATGTTTTCAGAccactaaacttcagatttcttttcaatatttagCAGGTCAGCCATTTggagtacatgtatttgtttattacccaaaaaaaaacaccactgaaAAAGCGTTTTTCCATAACTGTGTTTTTCTAAAAACTGACTTGCCGCACGTTTTCATGAGGCACTCCCCCAATTCCAAAGCTAAATAGGACCACATTTATCATGGGGAAACACAAACCCCCATGTTGTGATAAATTCTCCTATTACACAATCTGTTCACTTCATTACCCCAAAAACACGTTAatactaattaaaaaaaagtaactgGTTTTACAAAAAACGATCTTGGTGCATGATTTTTTGCTTCTTTGTGGCTGACTCCAAGTCTATAAATCAGTTTCTGTTGGTCCAGATGTTTGTGTGGTACATCTATTGCTCTTTTTATTTTtctagtacatgtatttatagtgtatactctttttagagccaacactcctgtCGCCATTATTCGATTTTTTGCAAACACCTATCCCAAAactcacctggaagtggtattttttcaaaataaagcttttgtcactgatatatgtgttttgatgagttgaatgtgaataaacagttaactaaggttttaaaaaatcagttcttatgttatttacaaatttaagagtagaccccgacccgagagggcgctgttcgtgacgtcaatcgaggcagactttgcctgtaatgcgtagagtaaacacaattgcaaagtacatgtacggaccaagtcgtgagtttgtactttttttccggcaatgccgaccaggtgtattgctgctttgcacgtgtgtttactatacgcattgcaggcaaagtctgccttgaatgacgtcacaaaaggggtaggcggagtcagcccctcagacaactttatatatttttttaaacatataaatcgtgacaaacaattactagaaaaaattgttttattgttcgtaagcatatactcttatatttgaaagaaacaaaattctatttccaggtgactttaaatctcTCGTGAACTTTTGCAAATGGTGACCCGGTTCAAAAACTAACACCACTGAAACCACAGACAAGAAATAATCGAAACGACTGACAAGAAAAGCGACTTATGAATACAAGaaaattacatttattttaaattaataactTAACGAAAATTATGTTCAGCTCTCTTGGTTCGACTAGTGAATCCTTTCACATTCAGTTTCGGTTATAACACCCTAACTTTAAATACAATGCTTGGTGATAAACGATTGATTAACTCTTTACGGAGGAGTTCAACTCCAGAACCTTTCTTATTGATTCAAACAATCTTAAACTTCCATTCAACTTAGTTCAGCTTCAAGTTCGTTTATGATATACACATTGTTAATTACTTGGTAAACAATTGTACCATTACTTCATCACGGAGGAGTTCAACTCCAGAACAGACTTTTCTTATTGATTCAAACAATCTTAAATCTAGTTCAACTTATGGAGTATTCCAGCTTCAGTTTCTTTTACAAGATTTTAAACTTCAATTCTTTCACAAAATCATAGCTTTACTATATCATAATCAACTCATCATCACGGAGGAGTTCAACTCCGGAACCTCAGGTAGGTCTAAACTTCCAGACTGCCAAGTACGTCTCATTCGTCTACAACAGTTCGGTGGAATTAGTACATCTTTCGGCCAGCGCCATCTCTCTCTTAGAGTGTAGGATTACTCCTGAACCTACGGCCATctatttaatataaaataaaccaaaaccCTCAAAAGTATTTCGCAAACAGTTGCTAGCATTTCAAACAATACTTCTCATTTTAGAAGAACCACATTTCTCGAGAATTATTTACAATCAACTCATGGTTAGAGATACGAAATATCCATGCACGGTACGttctcaaaaaaattaatttctctcTCAATGTTGGCCACCATGGCAAAAATAAGTTCGATACTTTAGTTCTGCAAATATTTGGTGAACACACAAAAATAACGATTGTTGGTACAAAAACTTCAatgcaattaccaatagctaATTCCAAGTGAAATAGTTTGAATGATACAGatcacaataaaataattcaagtAAATACTCACGGGTGGTGTTACTGGCGAGATCCTCGGACGGGCTGAGTGTTGTGTTTgccccaaaacgggaaaagagTTCTTCCAACACTGAATTTGTCGGTTTGAAACGATTTTGGGGTTGTGGCTGTCTCCACAAAAATAAATCGGAAAATTGAACCTGCTGTTTCAGGCCTTCGGAAAGTTGACACCGATCTTCACTCTCACACAAATACACACAGACTTAAACCCACGTCTTCCTCTGTCAAGAGGTTCTTGAGATCTGCCATATATTTCTTCTCGCACTCACATCCTCACACACCACATTCCAACAACATtccacaacaaaattacaaaaggtaTGGACAAAGCAACCGATTTTAAACGATGtaaatagtaaacaaaacacaaagcaACCGCAACTAAATCACCTTGTATCGCAAGACTCGATTATAGAAACTTGCGGGAATTTTCTGCGCTCTAACTGGTTAAAAACTTTTTGGGCGAGACCACACGAACGCAAAGGTATAGGTTTTTACACTATGCCGAGGTGGGTCACGCACGCAAAACAAAATACCAGAAATACCAGTGTTGcaactccctcaaaagagatattattACACATTGTTCCGCAAGGTTACTATTCACTTGAGTGTTTATAATTCACACCATACAaggcttcaaacaccatttcaAATTATGACGGCTGCTGATGTTGCACTGTTGTGAACCTATAATGAATTCTTTACAGGAATTTAGGGTGTGGTATGGTAATCGTTCCTGAACAAGATGAATAGAGTGTTATTGTGGGGAGGATGGTCATGTGCAACATGCCACATAATCTGGCATGGACTGAGCAGgtataaaaactttgtaaaatggtTAGAATGTCATATAGGATTACCTGAATTCATCTGTTGTAGTGGCGTCCAAACACTGGTAAGGGAATaaatatttagttatttagGAGAGCCCGAATTGTTTCTTTTAGCTTTGCCAGTCTTTATTTAAACATGTATTTATTATAACAAGCCTGTAGTGTGGTGAAGTTCTTTGAGGGGGAAATACATTTATGAGAAACAGCATTCGGTTTCATGTTTTGTTCCACTTATAAATGTTCTTATCTTTCCCCGTGCCCAAACCGCTAACATTCTCAATGCAACGGCTTGGACtctattgacaaaaaaatctaCAAAGGGGAGCTGTTTCGCTATAAACATGTACCCCAGCCCTGTCCACAACAAGTCTTGGCTCTTCGGAGAGCATTCCTGTATCTGTTTCGTCAAACCGTGGATTACATCCCTGATCAAACATGGTCAAACGCGATCCCTACTGCTTTTTATCAGGCAATTagtgtagttttttttgttaatattaattCACCCTCATTGAAAATCGTTGTTGTAAGACCACTACTGTGTGAGGCCATAGTCTCCGATTTATGCGAGGAAATCCATATGCAAATTATAAATTACAATCCCATATCAATCTAATTATCTAAAACATACACTTTGCTAAACAAGTTGTAAAGTCAATatggtttgtttatttgatcCAAAGTTCGATTCAAACACCAGTTGAAACCAGATCAGCATGTTGTTATTGTAACTTGGAAGGGGTTTACCAAACTTTATCTTTGGGTTTATTCCGTTTGCGGGA
This region of Asterias amurensis chromosome 22, ASM3211899v1 genomic DNA includes:
- the LOC139953754 gene encoding uncharacterized protein isoform X1, giving the protein MAAGNHDQENETNTLIEHHMETAIETVLSNQEQSYEDFMGCFVSLKKEDVAAHQAQMMQKMLQQSNEKATTEIQSSETEASKEDDQRTQVNIEEEIEIEELDDGYFAPARSSMDAVSGHKFVQVDNFVDDEELSEDDLQDTNCANEELEASPYESSFFLDEDSSKIPLKLSKDIVREVEEHAVGESPVMHLELQEGHEMRTLPGEAEDGKDGRLSSLSDDAIHETRLKMSTKINQDVDNLEQSKVNFEISTDEVQPFSMDKDFDYDNVVLTPKWDSNHTPPGWKPSC
- the LOC139953754 gene encoding uncharacterized protein isoform X2 → MAAGNHDQENETNTLIEHHMETAIETVLSNQEQSYEDFMGCFVSLKKDVAAHQAQMMQKMLQQSNEKATTEIQSSETEASKEDDQRTQVNIEEEIEIEELDDGYFAPARSSMDAVSGHKFVQVDNFVDDEELSEDDLQDTNCANEELEASPYESSFFLDEDSSKIPLKLSKDIVREVEEHAVGESPVMHLELQEGHEMRTLPGEAEDGKDGRLSSLSDDAIHETRLKMSTKINQDVDNLEQSKVNFEISTDEVQPFSMDKDFDYDNVVLTPKWDSNHTPPGWKPSC